A region of the Planktothrix tepida PCC 9214 genome:
TTATTAATTGCACGAGATATTACCATTCCTGCTGAGGAAGATGATGGCAGTCGCTGGTCAGTTGATCACTTATTTTTGGATCAAGATTCTATCCCTACCATTGTTGTCGTTAAACGCAGTCGCAATGCGGAAGGGCGACAAAAAATGATCGGTCAAATGTTAGATTATGCGGCGAATTTAGCTTTATATTGGCCGATAGAATCTATTATTGCTCAATTTGAAGCCAACTGTCGAGAACAAGGTCGAGATCCCGAACAAGTTTTTGAAGAATTTCTCGGTTCTGATCTCAATGAAGATGGATTTTGGCAAAAAGTCAGAACGAATTTGCAAGCTGGAAAACTGCGTTTAGTGTTTGTAGCGGATGATATTGCTAATCCCTTAAGACGGGTTGTAGAATTTCTGAATAAACAAACAGATTTAGTGGAAGTTTTAGCGTTAGAAATCAAACAATATGTCAGTCAAGAGGGCTTAAAAACCTTAGTTCCTCGGTTAATTGGTCAAACAGCAGAAGCTCAACAAAAAAAATTGAGTGCGATGGGAGAACGCCGTCGTTGGGATGAAGTTTCCTTTTTTGAAGAATTCCAAGTACGTCGGGGTGGCGATGAAGCAGAAATGGCTGAAGAAATTCACAACTGGGCCAAACGTCAAGAACCTGAAGTTATCATTCAGTGGGGAACAGGAGATCTCTATGGAGGGTTTACCGCTTTATTACAATCTAAAGGTCGAAAACCTTTAAAATTATTTACCGTTGATATTTCAGGACGTTTGGAAATTTCGTCTAATAAATACGGTTCTCAACCTCCTTTTGATCAACAGGAAAAATGGTTGGAACTCAGAAATAAATTGAGTGCTATTGGTTTATCTCTTCCCCTAGAACCTACAGAATATCGAGAACCAACCCTACAGTTATCTAGCCTCCAAGATCAATCGGTATTACAAGAAGTTCTAAAAACGTTTGATTGGGTTATTTCGATAATTAAAGCCTGAAGGATTAAAAAGTGCGATCGCTTTTTCTATGATTCGGGTTGACAAAAGCGACCTGTAACTCGCTTGTTCTTTAATTAACATTAAAATATAAGGGGGAGAAAGCCAAGGATCAACCCAGATTTCCGCAAACTCCCATTCTAGCTCTAAATTCATACAAGAAACCGCAATTGCCTGTTTATCAGGATCGCGGGGATCATTGACATAAATTAAAATATTTGTGTCAACAGCGTTCATGCAAAATATCCCGTGTAAACTGAGGGGAATTAGAAGGAATAGGGTTTTATTGCATTCTCTCTACAAGTTGCTTTAGAAAATGCTGTCTAGCGTCAATGTCAGTGATCTGGGGTGAAATGACTTGGGGTGACTGCACAAAAAGCTCAACTTCAACCCCTTCAGGCAAGTTACAGGGGTTTTTCAGAATAAATGTGCCATTCTGATAAATTGCTTTCAAGGCTTTAGGCATAATCAAACTAAACTGAATCTAGGGTCATAGCATTTCAGGGCCACTAGATTCTCATTATAGTTTAGATTTTATTAGGTTATTATACTAGATATTTAATGGGTTAACAGTTAACATGGTTTCCAATCAATTACTAGAACTCGAAAACTTTATCCATCAATTACCTGTAGAAGATAAGCTATGGTTATTAGGACAAATTATGGTACAACTCCGACAAGGTGCTGAAACCATTAATGGTAGAGACAAAGCAGCAGATATTCAGTATGATGCCACTGCTAAACCCATCTGGGAAATTGCTGTTGAAATCGGAGCCAATATTCCTGAATCTGAATGGGAAAAAGTGCCGAGTGATTTGTCAAAAAACTTTGATCTTTATCAAAATTAGGAAGAATGAGACGAGTTTTTGCAGATACGGGTTATTGGGTAGCTTTGCTAAACCCTAAAGACGAATTACATCAGAAAGCGCGAGATCTATCTAAGCAAATGGATTTGCTTTATATTTTGACCAGTGAAATGGTTTTAGCAGAAGTTTTGAATGATTTTTCTAAAAGGGGCGCGTTTTTTCGTCAGGCTGCGATTGAGTTAATTGAAAGTCTCTATAACCATCCTAATGTGACAGTAATTCAGCAAAGTAGTAGTCAGTTTCAGGAGGGGTTATTGTTGTACAAAAAAAGGCTAGATAAAGAATGGAGTATAACTGATTGCGTTTCTTTTAAAATAATGGAAGAATATGGCATTACAGAAGCTCTGGCTTATGATAAGCATTTTGAGCAGGTCGGTTTTATTGCTTTATTGCGAGATTGATTATTAGGTTTTGCGATCAACTGGGTTGCTCAATTAAAAAGTGCGATCGCTTTCCCATCTCG
Encoded here:
- a CDS encoding antitoxin family protein, with amino-acid sequence MPKALKAIYQNGTFILKNPCNLPEGVEVELFVQSPQVISPQITDIDARQHFLKQLVERMQ
- a CDS encoding type II toxin-antitoxin system VapC family toxin, which produces MRRVFADTGYWVALLNPKDELHQKARDLSKQMDLLYILTSEMVLAEVLNDFSKRGAFFRQAAIELIESLYNHPNVTVIQQSSSQFQEGLLLYKKRLDKEWSITDCVSFKIMEEYGITEALAYDKHFEQVGFIALLRD